A single region of the Mercenaria mercenaria strain notata chromosome 6, MADL_Memer_1, whole genome shotgun sequence genome encodes:
- the LOC123549042 gene encoding protein IMPACT-like, which yields MSAEDNSSLQRDEIEALSAIYGEEWCVVDEDHRIYCIEVTDGQTKPVWTVCIQVHLPENYPSEAPPEYQLNAPWLRGDEKRNLEAALADIYCENLGESIVYLWVERIREFLQAKTTSPDSKDDELLFGIRQVNLTTEVDHGDDFDHSLVIATDHSDHISDQGDGWECPEITHGICVTDRRSTFQPHLAPVFHKCQVKMVLDKLYENKKIANATHNIYAYRICRKDAHSVLLQGCEDDGETHAGSRMLHLLQILNAENVLVIVSRWYGGILLGPDRFKHINNCTRTILEERGYIKEKGEKKGPKSGGDKKKR from the exons ATGTCAGCTGAAGATAATTCGTCTTTACAG aGAGATGAAATAGAAGCTCTGTCTGCAATATATGGTGAAGAATGGTGTGTGGTTGATGAAGATCATAGAATATACTGTATAGAGGTAACAGATGGGCAGACCAAGCCAGTTTGGACAGTTTGTATACAG GTTCATCTTCCAGAAAACTATCCGAGTGAGGCTCCACCAGAATACCAGCTTAA TGCACCATGGTTACGTGGCGATGAAAAGAGAAATCTCGAGGCAGCTTTAGCAGACATTTACTG TGAAAATCTTGGTGAAAGTATCGTTTATCTGTGGGTGGAGAGAATACGAGAATTTCTACAAGCAAAAACAACTTCACCTGATAGTAaag ATGACGAATTGCTGTTTGGTATACGCCAGGTCAACTTGACAACAGAAGTAGATCATGGGGACGATTTTGACCACAGTTTAGTGATAGCAACAGATCATTCAGATCACATTTCTGATCAAGGAGACG GCTGGGAATGTCCTGAAATTACACACGGAATATGTGTCACAGACAGGCGGAGTACCTTCCAGCCTCACTTAGCTCCGGTCTTTCATAAGTGCCAG GTCAAAATGGTACTTGATAAGCTATACGAGAATAAGAAGATTGCCAACGCTACTCATAACATATATGCATACCGGATATGCCGGAAAGACGCACACTCTGTACTGCTGCAGGGCTGTGAAGACGACGGCGAAACACATGCTGGATCCAGAATGCTACATTTGTTGCAG ATTTTAAATGCGGAGAACGTCCTGGTCATTGTATCAAGATGGTATGGAGGTATATTATTAGGTCCGGATAGGTTTAAACATATCAATAACTGCACGCGGACAATATTGGAAGAGCGCGGATACATCAAGGAAAAG gGAGAAAAGAAAGGCCCAAAAAGTGGTGGAGATAAAAAGAAAAGATGA
- the LOC123549043 gene encoding biogenesis of lysosome-related organelles complex 1 subunit 4-like has protein sequence MLDNPQTEEENLQVLQTDLYELTKDYGQYLQVDASKERQAFYNSIEEMLTKLDEFGGLVDTIRSDTSLCVDKNVREIQAKCADMKQIFTRIDQLEAFVQIVREDVNSMEECVNKAENEMGSFSSFRKMFSSLVGGKKSGQNKEERTEFVAPEIFVTEQYLHPASNTQQIDPEVPEVDKSQDIPDPVMPEVDKSQDIPNVKPPADT, from the exons ATGTTGGACAATCCACAGACAGAGGAAGAGAATTTACAAGTGCTGCAGACAGATTTGTATGAACTGACAAAAGACTATGGCCAGTATTTACAGGTGGATGCTTCAAAAGAG AGACAGGCTTTCTACAACAGTATAGAAGAGATGTTAACAAAACTGGATGAGTTTGGTGGTTTAGTTGACACA ATCAGAAGTGACACAAGTTTATGTGTAGATAAAAATGTTCGAGAGATACAGGCAAAGTGTgcggacatgaaacaaatttttacaCGAATTGACCAACTGGAG GCATTTGTGCAAATTGTACGTGAAGATGTGAACAGTATGGAAGAATGTGTAAACAAGGCTGAGAATGAAATGGGATCCTTTAGTAGCTTCAGGAAAATGTTCTCCTCTTTAGTTGGTGGT AAGAAGTCGGGCCAGAATAAGGAGGAAAGGACAGAGTTTGTTGCTCCAGAAATATTTGTAACAGAACAATATTTGCATCCTGCATCAAATACTCAACAGATAGATCCTGAAGTACCAGAAGTCGATAAAAGTCAAGACATTCCAGATCCTGTAATGCCAGAAGTGGATAAAAGTCAAGATATTCCAAATGTTAAACCACCTGCAGACACTTAA